In Bdellovibrio bacteriovorus, the following are encoded in one genomic region:
- a CDS encoding sensor histidine kinase, translated as MDQDKRPNPEDLLNQLKHEEAKNHRGQLRVFLGMSAGVGKTYAMLTAAHQKVREARNVVIGIVETHGRSDTARLLEGLKVLPRKKLIHRNSSFEELDIDAILALKPELVIVDELAHTNIPGSRHKKRHQDVQEILDAGIDVYTALNVQHLESRKDAVESITGITIQETVPDSILEQATQIELVDIAPNELLKRLKEGKVYLGDKAGRAAENFFKENKLTALREIALRITAERVDQDLQRFNTGKSTPWQTNERLLVAISHSPSSEKLIRATRRLAYNLEAPWIAVHVDTGIHLNDEDQLQLQKNIQLAQELKAEVINITETDLPRALEKLAREKNVTQIIVGRPTRRWFRHVLEGGSLLNKLVRDHHEVDVHVLRQDKVVVPPSLMTEILMLRSQTGFAKYWYTLCFLVALSIAGVVLVPAVGYRSVGFLFLLGVMIVGFFGGMGSVMLAASLSALIWNFGFIPPIFTFAIFQPEDVILCFSYFVVALVTGFLTQRIRFHERLMREREERTNVLYQTLKDISESPSSKEYIPKVTERVGELLQAHCAVVLRTLDGDLERHTPQGRLEEKEFAVAQWAYQNQKMAGWSTDTLSQSNSLYIPLTGTSEKIGVFIYKPERRIRRLSPDQGHLLYSITGQLALALEREVFKERAQETLRLKDSERLHQTLLNSISHEIRTPLTVIRGLGTGLRAQSPSNADLEKLSQDLDEASDRLNRVIENLLDMSRLNSGAFALKLEWQDLSDILSVTLRKLQKPLDGHPVHLDINAQQGLLHADFRLLEHALSNIILNSTQYAGEGSQIWIRAENQAGFVQVVIEDDGKGIPAELRNHVFEKFYRVPGTAPGGTGLGLSIVKGIIELHGGSIVCTERPPQGTRFVITLPLKPQPSLPQEAP; from the coding sequence GTGGATCAAGACAAGCGTCCCAACCCAGAAGATCTTTTAAATCAACTCAAACACGAAGAAGCTAAAAATCACCGTGGCCAGTTGCGGGTTTTTTTAGGCATGTCAGCCGGAGTAGGAAAAACCTATGCCATGCTGACAGCGGCCCATCAAAAAGTTCGTGAAGCTCGCAATGTAGTTATTGGTATTGTTGAAACTCACGGGCGAAGCGATACAGCCCGTTTGCTAGAAGGATTGAAAGTACTTCCTCGAAAAAAACTTATTCATCGCAACTCTTCATTTGAAGAACTAGATATCGATGCCATCTTAGCCTTAAAGCCGGAACTCGTGATCGTGGACGAATTGGCCCACACTAACATCCCAGGATCCCGCCATAAAAAACGCCATCAAGATGTCCAAGAAATCTTAGATGCCGGCATTGATGTTTACACGGCTTTAAACGTTCAACACTTAGAAAGCCGTAAGGATGCCGTTGAAAGCATCACCGGGATCACGATTCAAGAAACCGTCCCTGATTCTATTTTAGAGCAAGCCACGCAAATCGAACTTGTTGATATTGCCCCGAATGAACTTTTAAAGCGCTTAAAAGAAGGAAAAGTTTATCTCGGCGACAAAGCCGGAAGAGCCGCAGAAAACTTTTTTAAAGAAAACAAGCTCACCGCTTTGCGCGAGATCGCCTTAAGAATCACCGCTGAGCGAGTCGATCAAGATTTACAGCGCTTTAATACTGGCAAAAGCACGCCCTGGCAGACGAACGAGCGTCTGCTGGTCGCTATTTCACACAGCCCGTCTTCAGAAAAACTCATTCGGGCGACTCGCCGCTTGGCTTACAACCTGGAAGCACCTTGGATTGCCGTGCATGTTGATACCGGAATTCATCTTAATGACGAAGATCAGCTGCAATTGCAAAAAAATATTCAGCTCGCACAAGAACTTAAAGCCGAGGTCATCAATATTACAGAAACAGATTTACCGCGAGCCCTGGAAAAATTAGCTCGCGAAAAAAATGTCACGCAAATCATCGTGGGACGCCCGACCCGCCGTTGGTTTAGACATGTGCTTGAAGGGGGATCTCTTTTAAACAAACTTGTTCGTGATCATCACGAGGTCGACGTGCACGTGTTGCGGCAAGATAAAGTCGTCGTTCCGCCAAGCTTGATGACGGAAATATTGATGTTACGGTCGCAAACCGGTTTTGCCAAATATTGGTACACGTTGTGTTTCCTTGTCGCTTTAAGCATTGCGGGCGTCGTCCTTGTTCCCGCCGTGGGCTATCGCTCGGTGGGATTTTTATTTCTTTTAGGCGTGATGATCGTGGGATTTTTTGGCGGTATGGGCTCCGTGATGTTGGCCGCCAGTTTAAGCGCCTTAATTTGGAATTTTGGTTTTATTCCCCCGATTTTTACGTTTGCGATTTTTCAACCTGAAGATGTGATTTTATGTTTTTCATATTTCGTCGTGGCCCTAGTCACAGGATTTTTAACGCAAAGGATTCGTTTTCATGAACGTCTAATGCGTGAACGTGAAGAACGCACCAATGTTTTATATCAAACGTTAAAAGATATTTCCGAAAGTCCTAGCTCCAAAGAATACATCCCCAAAGTCACCGAACGCGTGGGTGAACTTTTACAAGCCCACTGTGCCGTCGTTTTAAGAACTCTGGATGGGGATCTTGAAAGACACACTCCGCAAGGACGATTAGAGGAAAAAGAATTCGCCGTGGCCCAGTGGGCTTACCAGAACCAAAAAATGGCCGGCTGGTCCACGGACACCTTAAGCCAGTCTAATTCCCTCTACATTCCTTTAACCGGAACGTCTGAAAAGATCGGGGTTTTTATATATAAACCTGAACGTCGCATTCGTCGTTTAAGTCCCGACCAAGGCCATCTTCTTTATTCTATCACGGGCCAATTGGCTTTAGCTCTTGAACGTGAAGTTTTTAAAGAACGTGCCCAAGAAACTTTGCGCTTAAAAGACTCTGAACGCTTGCATCAGACACTTTTAAACTCCATCTCTCATGAAATTCGCACGCCTTTGACCGTTATCAGGGGACTTGGCACGGGACTCAGAGCACAAAGCCCATCGAATGCAGATTTAGAAAAACTATCCCAGGACTTAGATGAAGCCAGCGATCGCTTAAATCGCGTGATCGAAAATCTTTTAGATATGAGTCGTTTAAACTCGGGCGCTTTCGCATTAAAATTAGAATGGCAAGATCTTAGCGACATCTTAAGCGTGACATTACGAAAATTGCAAAAACCCCTAGATGGCCACCCGGTCCATTTAGATATCAATGCGCAGCAAGGACTCTTGCACGCGGACTTCCGCCTTTTAGAACATGCACTTTCAAATATTATTTTAAACTCCACGCAGTATGCGGGCGAAGGCTCTCAAATATGGATTCGCGCTGAAAATCAAGCCGGCTTTGTTCAGGTTGTGATTGAAGACGACGGCAAAGGCATTCCCGCCGAATTGCGAAATCATGTTTTTGAAAAATTCTATCGCGTCCCGGGAACGGCCCCCGGGGGGACGGGTCTTGGACTGTCGATCGTGAAAGGTATTATTGAACTTCACGGCGGAAGCATTGTCTGCACGGAGAGGCCGCCCCAAGGCACCCGCTTTGTAATCACGCTTCCCTTAAAACCCCAACCCTCTTTACCGCAGGAAGCCCCATGA
- a CDS encoding response regulator: MNEGVRILIVDDEAPIRNVLRLHLSEKGYKLSEAKTAAEALEQASGFHPHLVILDLGLPDKDGYEVLKELRAWTTVPVLVLTATDDESTKIRLLDKGADDYLTKPFSPGELLARVRVCLRHSGTVEATPIFESGDLRIDLNARLVTVDGVPIKLTSTEYEVLARLAREPGKVVAQNTLLRQIWGVTAEDQTHYLRIYIKQLRKKIEKIPSEPVHILTEPGVGYRLI, translated from the coding sequence ATGAACGAAGGCGTTCGCATATTAATCGTTGATGATGAAGCCCCTATCCGCAATGTTTTGCGCCTGCACCTTTCTGAAAAAGGATACAAACTTTCAGAGGCTAAGACCGCGGCGGAAGCTTTGGAGCAAGCCTCTGGCTTTCATCCTCATTTAGTGATTTTGGATTTGGGCCTTCCTGATAAAGATGGCTATGAAGTTTTAAAAGAACTTCGTGCATGGACCACCGTGCCCGTCTTAGTTCTGACCGCAACCGATGATGAATCCACAAAGATTCGATTGCTAGATAAGGGAGCAGACGACTATCTGACAAAGCCCTTTAGCCCGGGAGAGCTTCTGGCTCGCGTGCGTGTGTGTCTTCGTCACAGTGGGACGGTGGAAGCCACCCCGATTTTCGAGTCCGGTGATTTGCGCATCGATTTAAATGCCCGCCTGGTGACCGTCGATGGCGTGCCTATCAAACTCACCTCCACGGAATATGAAGTCCTCGCACGCCTGGCACGTGAACCGGGCAAGGTGGTCGCACAAAACACCTTGCTGCGACAAATTTGGGGAGTGACGGCCGAAGATCAGACTCATTATTTACGCATTTATATTAAACAACTGCGCAAGAAAATTGAAAAAATCCCCTCGGAACCCGTGCATATTCTGACAGAGCCGGGTGTGGGTTACCGCCTGATTTAA
- a CDS encoding helix-turn-helix domain-containing protein: MSKKSIARKTSTLHLGPTIARFMARHGIRQVELCEEVGMTPAQMSNFLRGRKDVTSSNLMLILEALGIDITTLIRRQLGETENLHDTVRSQLITLPDCERGTLMMFLQSFQSRFQTDHRRQKRAALDTP, from the coding sequence ATGAGTAAAAAAAGTATCGCTAGAAAAACCAGCACTTTGCACTTAGGACCCACAATTGCGCGGTTCATGGCGCGCCATGGGATTCGCCAAGTTGAACTCTGTGAAGAGGTCGGCATGACCCCGGCGCAAATGAGCAATTTCTTACGCGGCCGCAAGGATGTGACTTCTTCAAATCTAATGTTGATCCTCGAAGCACTGGGGATTGATATTACGACCCTTATTCGTCGGCAACTAGGAGAAACTGAAAACCTCCATGACACCGTGAGATCACAGCTTATTACTTTACCTGATTGTGAACGTGGCACTTTAATGATGTTTCTGCAGTCTTTCCAAAGTCGCTTTCAAACTGATCATCGCCGGCAAAAACGTGCGGCTTTGGATACTCCATGA
- a CDS encoding GNAT family N-acetyltransferase, with product MNGAFELQPFLKGSLLELRPLSPADFESLYKAASDPQIWEQHPQSTRYQKDVFQKYFDGAIKSGGAFAIMDPQTQEVVGSSRYYGLDLNKNLVLIGYTFLRKEYWGGSYNRDLKKTMLAHAFRFVDVVHFEVGETNTRSRMAMEKIGGRLIGTADLDGKKHVVFEITAEYFKEHLGADMHSEKEILKELYAALNRGDTPTAVYFFDPQGERIEPEGFPTSGTYRGYAELLPHFAQGRGTWAEGSCTPEDFIFYGDKVVVPVHVHVRVKNETKWIDAHIADGFVFKNGKIMQMRTFIEKPQALIWAQAAS from the coding sequence ATGAACGGCGCATTTGAGCTTCAACCCTTTCTAAAAGGCTCTTTATTAGAGCTTCGGCCCTTGAGTCCTGCAGATTTTGAATCGCTTTATAAGGCCGCTTCGGATCCCCAAATCTGGGAGCAACATCCTCAATCCACGCGCTATCAAAAAGATGTTTTTCAAAAATACTTCGATGGCGCCATTAAATCTGGCGGAGCCTTTGCGATCATGGACCCCCAAACGCAAGAAGTCGTCGGTAGTTCGCGCTATTACGGCCTAGATTTAAATAAAAACCTCGTTCTTATTGGTTACACCTTCTTGCGGAAAGAATACTGGGGCGGGTCTTATAATCGAGATTTAAAAAAGACCATGCTGGCTCACGCCTTTCGTTTTGTAGACGTGGTTCATTTTGAAGTGGGCGAGACGAACACGCGTTCCCGCATGGCAATGGAAAAAATCGGGGGCAGACTTATCGGAACCGCAGATCTTGATGGCAAAAAACATGTCGTCTTTGAGATCACCGCGGAATATTTTAAAGAACATCTGGGGGCCGATATGCATTCTGAAAAGGAAATCTTAAAGGAGCTCTACGCGGCCCTTAACCGCGGCGATACGCCAACGGCTGTTTACTTTTTTGATCCACAAGGTGAAAGAATCGAGCCCGAAGGATTCCCTACATCGGGAACATATCGTGGTTACGCTGAATTGTTGCCGCACTTTGCTCAAGGGCGAGGCACTTGGGCTGAAGGCAGTTGCACTCCAGAAGATTTTATTTTCTACGGTGATAAAGTCGTTGTTCCGGTGCATGTGCACGTGAGGGTAAAGAACGAAACGAAATGGATTGATGCGCATATTGCCGATGGGTTTGTTTTTAAAAATGGAAAAATCATGCAAATGCGGACGTTTATAGAAAAGCCTCAAGCCTTAATTTGGGCTCAAGCTGCGTCTTGA
- the metB gene encoding cystathionine gamma-synthase, with the protein MSSKSFQTLAATLGMTSDTQFGAVTPPLHLSTNFTFDGLGRRREYDNSRSGNPTRDLLADAIAKLENGYGAIVTSSGMSALTLLTHILPPQAHVLAPHDCFGGTHRLLTALEKKGVLSVSFIDFSDLKELERDLIQGADLVLVESPSNPLLRIVDLKKIGDLCKEHDTLYAVDNTFLSPALQRPIELGANLVIHSTTKYLNGHSDVVGGAIVADTQDLHSQLTWWANCTGLTGTPFDSYLTLRGIRTLFARMRTHLENSAKLVNLLTQHPAVKKVYYPGLESHPGHHLAKEQQSGFGAVISFEVQGGIDQVKVLLEHLKLFTLAESLGGVESLVAHPATMTHASMTAEARKRAGISDQLLRLSVGIEDGDDLLRDLKKSLDEVQNSRIKLNQAAAKDGLLPMGLI; encoded by the coding sequence ATGTCTTCGAAAAGCTTTCAAACTCTTGCTGCCACCCTTGGTATGACGTCTGACACCCAATTTGGAGCCGTGACTCCCCCGCTTCACCTCTCGACAAATTTTACCTTTGATGGATTAGGTCGCCGCAGAGAATACGACAACTCAAGATCTGGAAACCCCACGCGGGACCTCTTAGCCGATGCCATCGCCAAATTAGAAAATGGGTATGGTGCCATTGTCACCTCCTCAGGCATGTCGGCCTTAACTCTTCTCACTCACATCCTCCCACCTCAAGCCCACGTCCTAGCTCCCCACGATTGTTTTGGCGGGACTCATCGCCTGCTGACGGCCTTGGAAAAAAAAGGCGTCTTAAGCGTTTCGTTTATTGATTTTTCAGATTTAAAAGAGCTTGAAAGAGACCTGATTCAAGGGGCGGATCTGGTGCTTGTCGAATCGCCCAGCAATCCACTTTTAAGAATTGTCGACTTAAAAAAAATTGGTGATCTGTGTAAAGAACATGACACGCTTTACGCCGTCGATAACACCTTTTTATCTCCGGCCTTGCAAAGACCTATCGAACTGGGCGCAAACTTAGTGATTCACTCCACTACAAAATATTTAAATGGCCATAGCGACGTCGTGGGCGGCGCCATTGTTGCCGATACGCAAGATCTGCATTCACAGCTTACGTGGTGGGCTAATTGCACAGGACTGACGGGAACTCCTTTTGACTCTTATCTGACGTTGCGAGGGATTCGCACTTTGTTTGCGCGCATGCGCACTCATTTAGAAAACTCCGCAAAACTGGTGAATCTCTTAACTCAACATCCGGCGGTTAAAAAAGTGTACTACCCAGGCCTTGAAAGCCATCCCGGACATCACCTAGCAAAAGAACAGCAGTCCGGATTCGGCGCCGTGATTAGCTTTGAAGTTCAAGGCGGCATTGATCAAGTTAAAGTTTTACTTGAGCATTTAAAACTTTTTACCTTGGCGGAATCTTTAGGTGGTGTCGAAAGCCTTGTGGCCCATCCCGCAACGATGACTCATGCCTCTATGACCGCAGAGGCTCGCAAAAGAGCCGGCATCTCGGATCAGCTTCTTCGGCTGTCCGTGGGCATCGAAGATGGCGACGATCTTTTGCGAGATCTAAAAAAATCTTTGGATGAGGTTCAAAATTCTAGAATTAAACTGAATCAAGCCGCGGCTAAAGACGGCTTGTTACCGATGGGGCTTATTTAA
- a CDS encoding right-handed parallel beta-helix repeat-containing protein — MRPTFRMLLSALAFSTAFIPALSEAIPFPQPRINDECQFIRDKIDSLSKSGGVVKIPAGTYTCKAPIIIARDNVMLKGAERTKTILRLADYIHVPLLVVGHPHTIVREGTLVTPWRVKNIVVKDMTFDGNRAKHYVSRECGETHCDGDVTSIRNNAISIRGASHVTIQDVTAHSSISGGLVTEKFCDNLKIINFESHSNFFDGFAGYETENSEFINVNLHNNRGAGVSIDIRFNNNVFKGGQLYMNNDVGIFARDLHGNRFEDLKIINSGSFGVFLASTFAGKPELCARDNTFSGVKIIGSGKQAIRVNDLCAGNRIENKSFFRGNLGCVSDDGQTSVAADTQCD, encoded by the coding sequence ATGCGCCCAACATTTCGTATGCTTTTGTCTGCTTTAGCTTTCAGCACAGCTTTTATACCCGCTTTATCGGAAGCAATTCCCTTTCCGCAACCGCGTATTAATGACGAGTGCCAATTCATTCGCGATAAAATCGATTCCCTTTCTAAATCCGGGGGAGTCGTAAAAATTCCGGCAGGAACATATACATGTAAAGCGCCGATCATCATCGCGCGTGATAATGTCATGCTTAAAGGTGCGGAAAGAACAAAGACCATCCTTCGTTTGGCGGACTATATTCACGTGCCCCTTTTAGTCGTAGGCCATCCTCACACCATCGTTCGTGAGGGCACATTGGTAACACCTTGGCGTGTAAAGAACATCGTCGTTAAGGACATGACCTTTGATGGTAACCGCGCCAAACACTATGTGAGCCGAGAGTGTGGAGAAACTCATTGTGATGGCGACGTCACATCCATCCGTAATAATGCCATTTCAATCCGTGGCGCTAGCCATGTCACGATCCAAGATGTGACCGCTCACAGCTCTATTTCGGGTGGCCTTGTGACCGAGAAATTCTGCGACAACTTAAAAATTATCAATTTTGAATCTCATAGCAATTTCTTTGATGGCTTTGCGGGCTATGAAACTGAAAACAGTGAATTTATCAACGTCAACCTTCACAACAACCGTGGTGCAGGCGTTTCTATCGACATCCGTTTTAATAATAATGTCTTTAAGGGCGGCCAACTTTATATGAATAATGACGTCGGTATCTTTGCCCGCGATCTGCATGGCAATCGCTTTGAGGATTTAAAAATCATCAATAGCGGAAGCTTTGGGGTGTTCTTGGCTTCAACTTTTGCCGGAAAACCTGAGTTGTGTGCTCGCGATAATACCTTCAGCGGAGTTAAAATCATCGGTTCTGGGAAACAGGCCATTCGCGTGAATGACCTGTGTGCAGGAAATCGAATTGAAAACAAATCCTTCTTCCGCGGAAACCTTGGTTGCGTGAGTGATGACGGGCAAACATCTGTAGCCGCTGACACTCAATGTGACTAA
- a CDS encoding ChaN family lipoprotein: MKKIVGSIISISLIFSVAWAGKKQGAIRAVADTKNCDAFRGQAKFEGTFCETLRYIQPKLVPLRAPSQIFAEAQVILLGDTHPNVLIKKWLSRNLSEMKAMGFTHVALEALNSESQNILDGYGKGSVSRAQLVSLVAADWGWIPEEHVKMIDTILAAGLKVVAIDNRNELDRAGYGNDIQRRNDHMSMQLESVLSHPDAGRIVVLTGKLHSALVSEETGIATIPQILEAHGISNLTYDIESTEEFAPKNLIQAFIEELKSNKLAPSTSGDYFLPTPVADSAVHGVVFVSK; encoded by the coding sequence GTGAAGAAGATCGTCGGCTCCATCATATCTATAAGTCTTATTTTTTCTGTGGCTTGGGCCGGAAAAAAGCAGGGGGCTATTCGCGCCGTTGCAGATACGAAAAACTGCGACGCTTTTCGTGGACAGGCTAAATTTGAAGGCACCTTTTGTGAAACCCTTCGCTATATCCAACCTAAGCTAGTGCCACTTCGTGCGCCGAGCCAGATTTTTGCTGAGGCGCAGGTGATTTTGTTAGGAGATACTCATCCTAACGTTCTTATCAAAAAATGGCTTTCACGAAATCTCTCTGAAATGAAAGCGATGGGTTTTACTCATGTCGCTTTAGAAGCCTTGAACTCAGAGTCGCAAAATATTTTGGACGGATACGGCAAAGGCTCCGTATCGCGCGCGCAACTGGTGAGCCTGGTGGCCGCTGATTGGGGTTGGATCCCCGAAGAACATGTGAAAATGATTGATACTATTCTTGCTGCAGGTTTAAAAGTCGTGGCTATTGATAATCGCAATGAGTTGGATCGAGCGGGTTATGGAAACGACATTCAACGTCGTAACGATCACATGTCCATGCAACTCGAGTCCGTTTTAAGTCACCCTGATGCCGGGCGAATCGTGGTTTTGACGGGTAAGCTGCATTCAGCCTTAGTTTCGGAAGAAACGGGGATTGCCACGATTCCTCAGATCTTAGAAGCGCATGGCATTTCAAATCTGACTTATGATATAGAATCCACTGAAGAATTTGCTCCCAAAAATTTAATCCAAGCTTTTATCGAAGAGCTAAAAAGCAACAAACTTGCACCAAGCACGAGTGGTGATTATTTCTTGCCGACACCGGTGGCGGATTCAGCCGTGCATGGCGTAGTGTTTGTCTCAAAATAA
- a CDS encoding methyl-accepting chemotaxis protein → MKQWLTGLRGKLLMSAVLPVFAFAILTAMSIHSMNKLGAMLTDAYTAVIPDLDGLGQMGMQRARIGYFIWASLANKENEKARANFIKKAKEAFEEFKKGQAYYEATQFDEEEEKNYGPAREVRPQFYALTESMIAGLEKNDPEEEKRVYTAMNGGEWHVLAIKTQDAIAANMKLYNARSIEGNKIQKEERTRETQLLLLISAVCALSIFAILMMIAYKVSKTVSGIAAGLTDSGNQVSSAITQLSAAGQTLSESATEAAASLEETVASLEEMSSMVKLNSDNAKQAAALSQSSKDSAEQGQREINQLIESMRDISTSSKKIEEIISVIDDIAFQTNLLALNASVEAARAGEHGKGFAVVAEAVRTLAQRSAVAAKDINSLIKESVEKVEKGSTVADRSGEVLANIVNSVKKVSDLNNEISAASGEQTTGIQQISKAMNQLDQGSQANAAGAEEVAASSEEISAQAEQMKHMVANLNQVILGAVPAHDPVEKMTPKKSAPPAAAPKSTNVVPMAKKPAPKHESKPHTASNVIPFDDDESPRKVGTTDGF, encoded by the coding sequence ATGAAGCAGTGGCTGACCGGATTACGTGGAAAATTATTGATGTCTGCTGTTTTGCCTGTCTTCGCTTTTGCAATCTTAACAGCGATGTCGATTCACTCCATGAATAAATTGGGTGCCATGCTTACAGATGCTTACACGGCGGTGATCCCTGACCTCGATGGCCTAGGACAAATGGGTATGCAACGTGCACGTATTGGATATTTTATTTGGGCTTCTTTGGCGAATAAAGAAAACGAAAAAGCACGCGCTAATTTTATCAAAAAAGCTAAAGAGGCATTTGAAGAATTCAAAAAAGGTCAGGCTTACTATGAAGCCACTCAATTTGACGAAGAAGAAGAGAAAAATTACGGACCGGCTCGCGAGGTTCGTCCTCAGTTTTATGCTCTAACCGAAAGCATGATCGCTGGCTTAGAAAAAAATGACCCCGAAGAAGAAAAACGCGTCTACACCGCGATGAATGGCGGCGAGTGGCACGTACTGGCAATCAAAACTCAAGATGCCATTGCGGCGAACATGAAACTTTATAATGCTCGTTCAATTGAAGGAAATAAAATTCAAAAAGAAGAACGTACTCGTGAAACTCAATTACTTTTACTTATTTCAGCGGTTTGTGCGCTTTCAATTTTCGCTATCTTAATGATGATCGCTTACAAAGTTTCTAAAACCGTTTCTGGCATCGCGGCGGGCCTGACAGATTCTGGAAACCAAGTTTCAAGCGCGATCACACAGTTGTCAGCCGCAGGACAAACTCTTTCAGAATCGGCCACAGAGGCCGCAGCTTCACTGGAAGAAACGGTTGCTTCCTTAGAAGAAATGTCTTCGATGGTTAAGCTAAACTCTGACAACGCAAAACAAGCTGCCGCGCTTTCACAATCTTCTAAAGATTCTGCCGAACAAGGCCAAAGAGAAATCAACCAGTTGATCGAATCTATGCGCGATATTTCCACGTCTTCTAAAAAGATCGAAGAAATTATCAGCGTCATTGATGATATCGCTTTCCAAACAAACTTATTGGCTCTGAATGCTTCCGTTGAAGCCGCGCGAGCCGGTGAACACGGAAAAGGTTTCGCCGTTGTTGCCGAAGCCGTTCGCACCTTGGCCCAACGCTCCGCAGTAGCTGCCAAAGATATCAACTCTCTTATTAAAGAGAGTGTTGAGAAGGTGGAAAAAGGATCTACGGTTGCGGACCGCTCTGGGGAAGTTCTGGCGAACATCGTAAACTCAGTTAAAAAAGTATCTGATTTAAACAACGAGATTTCTGCGGCCAGCGGTGAACAAACCACAGGTATTCAGCAAATCAGCAAAGCTATGAACCAGTTAGATCAAGGTTCCCAAGCCAATGCTGCTGGCGCCGAAGAGGTCGCGGCTTCCAGTGAAGAAATCAGCGCCCAGGCTGAACAAATGAAACATATGGTGGCAAATCTTAATCAGGTGATCTTAGGTGCCGTTCCGGCCCACGACCCTGTGGAGAAAATGACTCCTAAAAAGTCAGCTCCCCCTGCCGCCGCTCCTAAATCCACCAATGTAGTTCCAATGGCTAAAAAGCCCGCTCCAAAACATGAGAGTAAACCTCACACCGCATCGAACGTCATCCCTTTTGACGATGACGAAAGTCCTCGTAAAGTCGGAACAACGGACGGATTTTAA
- the rffA gene encoding dTDP-4-amino-4,6-dideoxygalactose transaminase — MKIPFNLPPKSSHEEQYIAQAISNRKLSGEGSFNKKCTEWFNKNLPTLMTVITPSCTSALEMAMVLADIGPGDEVILPSFTFTSTANVVALYGAVPVFVDIDPRTLNIDPIAIEKAITPRTRVIMPVHYAGVGCEMDRIMALAEPKNIWVVEDAAQGIFASYKGKALGSWGHMAAFSFHETKNIVCGEGGALTINDKRLLARAEIVRDKGTNRQQFLNGQVDKYTWQDKGSSYLLSELSAAFLLSQLEEGPQITERRLKIWNEYNQGLAELEKQGHLTRMTVPSEAKANAHIYYILLNSADVRAALWQFLRDRDIQSTTHYVPLHSAPAGVKYGRISGSLKVTDDLANRMLRLPMFADLSTDEVAYVVDSIDAFFKR, encoded by the coding sequence ATGAAAATTCCGTTTAATTTACCGCCCAAAAGTTCTCATGAAGAGCAATATATCGCCCAAGCGATTTCTAATCGCAAACTCAGTGGCGAAGGCTCGTTTAATAAAAAATGCACCGAGTGGTTTAATAAAAATCTTCCGACTCTAATGACCGTGATCACCCCGTCTTGCACCTCCGCTTTAGAAATGGCCATGGTTCTTGCCGATATCGGTCCTGGCGACGAAGTCATTTTACCTTCTTTTACATTTACATCGACCGCGAACGTCGTGGCCCTTTATGGGGCCGTGCCCGTGTTTGTAGATATTGATCCGCGAACTTTGAATATCGATCCTATCGCCATTGAAAAAGCCATCACTCCGCGCACGCGTGTGATTATGCCAGTTCACTACGCCGGCGTCGGCTGCGAAATGGATCGTATCATGGCCTTGGCGGAACCTAAGAATATTTGGGTGGTGGAAGACGCCGCTCAAGGAATCTTTGCTTCTTACAAAGGCAAAGCTTTAGGCAGCTGGGGTCACATGGCAGCCTTTAGCTTTCACGAAACTAAAAATATTGTCTGCGGTGAAGGTGGAGCTTTAACCATTAACGACAAACGTTTGCTTGCACGTGCCGAAATCGTGCGCGACAAAGGCACAAATCGTCAGCAGTTTTTAAACGGACAGGTGGACAAATACACCTGGCAAGACAAGGGCAGCTCTTACTTACTTTCTGAGCTTTCAGCAGCCTTTTTACTTTCTCAACTTGAAGAAGGTCCGCAAATCACTGAGCGTCGCCTGAAGATTTGGAATGAGTACAATCAAGGACTAGCCGAGCTCGAAAAGCAAGGTCACCTCACACGCATGACCGTACCTTCTGAGGCCAAAGCCAATGCGCATATTTATTATATTCTTTTAAATTCAGCAGATGTTCGTGCTGCTCTTTGGCAGTTCTTACGAGATCGCGATATTCAATCTACGACCCACTATGTTCCCTTGCACTCCGCCCCCGCGGGAGTGAAGTACGGCCGAATTTCAGGATCATTGAAGGTCACCGACGATCTTGCCAATCGAATGCTCCGCTTGCCGATGTTTGCCGATCTTTCCACAGATGAAGTTGCTTACGTCGTTGATAGCATCGACGCATTTTTTAAGAGGTAA